A single region of the Octopus bimaculoides isolate UCB-OBI-ISO-001 chromosome 6, ASM119413v2, whole genome shotgun sequence genome encodes:
- the LOC106882786 gene encoding acyl-CoA-binding domain-containing protein 5 translates to MLLKFYAFYKQATEGHCTAPKPNFWDVVKKAKWEAWNKLGKMSKEEAMSCYVDQLKTIVEAMPQTQLVAEFVEKLGNFYELVDDKAIGEKSEENVRKLNGDVANGDVFKSEPIALTNKDLFPRNEAFVHFSNDVSSNTSAVPEMGLDCTPAVIKKTASGHHHHNNNNINNNNNNGNSSNNNNNHSDHARARLNHQYNHSNENDSGNDTGEIKSENGDERETPMTDDSLLPIAGQQVTSDTDSDVEYCDTIDTLQDVSEAIDVLSSTASSDNEAVFTQSPVKMKRDDPDYNSLHQSANTVLAGIQTSTNITARSVQPDLMVMANSNSYAYVPNHRKFSSDSMAVNIASRQSVSEVDHECFVNGIPQDEHQPRPPAAGHEAEMDVTVRGGEEEGPSRRSSRRVSSSSYGISSRNMGRGQGDIGYYPGGVHIPYLGSGAGGAGQPGGSVAMVMNPPNCVTEQIALALSRLQTDLVAVLDRLDTLEEGRRKEKTISSWWPFQDISFKTFLFFTLWPVLVHWMFHIASKRRQQR, encoded by the exons ATGTTGTTGAAGTTTTATGCCTTCTACAAACAAGCAACAGAAGGTCATTGCACAGCTCCGAAACCAAACTTTTGGGATGTGGTCAAGAAAGCCAAATG ggaagcatggaataaacttgGAAAGATGTCCAAGGAGGAAGCAATGTCATGTTATGTGGATCAACTAAAAACA ATTGTTGAAGCCATGCCTCAGACTCAGTTAGTTGCCGAATTTGTTGAGAAACTCGGCAATTTTTATGAATTGGTTGATGACAAAGCTATTGGTGAGAAATCTGAAGAGAATGTTCGAAAACTGAATGGAGATGTGGCAAATGGTGATGTCTTCAAGTCAGAACCAATTGCATTAACAAATAAAG atCTCTTTCCTCGAAATGAGGCTTTTGTGCACTTTTCCAATGATGTGTCATCAAATACAAGTGCGGTTCCAGAAATGGGTTTAGATTGTACACCTGCTGTTATCAAGAAGACAG cctcaggtcatcatcatcacaacaacaacaacattaacaacaacaacaacaacggcaacagcagcaacaacaataataaccatagTGATCACGCACGGGCTCGTTTGAACCATCAGTACAACCACAGTAACGAAAATGATTCTGGTAATGACACGGGTGAAATCAAGAGTGAGAATGGGGATGAGAGAGAAACTCCAATGACCGATGATTCATTATTGCCTATTGCAGGTCAGCAAGTGACCAGCGACACTGACAGCGATGTTGAATATTGTGACACTATTGACACGCTGCAGGATGTGTCAGAG GCTATTGATGTCTTGAGTTCAACAGCCAGCAGTGATAATGAAGCTGTATTTACGCAGTCACCGGTGAAAATGAAGAGGGACGACCCCGACTATAACAGCCTACACCAGTCTGCCAACACAGTGCTTGCAGGGATTCAAACCTCAACCAACATCACTGCCAGGTCAGTGCAGCCTGATTTGATGGTGATGGCCAACTCGAATTCTTATGCCTATGTACCAAATCATCGTAAATTCTCTTCGGACAGTATGGCTGTGAACATCGCTTCGAGGCAGTCGGTCAGTGAGGTCGATCATGAATGCTTTGTTAATGGTATACCTCAGGATGAACACCAACCAAGACCACCGGCTGCTGGACACGAGGCTGAAATGGATGTTACTGTAcgtggtggagaagaagaaggacCATCTCGCCGATCGTCCAGGAGAGTTTCCAGCAGCAGTTATGGTATTTCCTCAAGGAACATGGGAAGAG GTCAAGGAGATATCGGATACTATCCCGGAGGTGTTCACATACCATATCTTGGAAGTGGTGCTGGCGGGGCAGGACAGCCAGGTGGCAGTGTTGCTATGGTGATGAATCCACCAAACTGTGTTACAGAACAAATTGCTTTGGCATTGTCACGACTTCAGACTGATCTTGTAGCTGTGCTTGACCGGTTGGATACACTGGAAGAAGGTCGTAGAAAGGAGAAAACT